Proteins from a genomic interval of Mycolicibacterium grossiae:
- a CDS encoding crotonase/enoyl-CoA hydratase family protein, which yields MSDNPDEVVLRERRDRTLIITINRPEARNAFNTAVAQGLADAMDELDDTPELSVGIVTGAGGNFCAGMDLKAFMAGEVPTIPGRGIGFTERPPRKPLIAAVEGYALAGGTEIVLATDLVVAARDAKFGIPEVKRGLVAAGGGLLRLQHRIPYQKALELALTGDSFTAEEASQWGFVNVLTDAGGALEGALELAGRITANGPLAVAVTKQVMASAAGWSEDEMWRKQGELVMPVFSSKDAMEGATAFAEKRKPNWTGS from the coding sequence GTGTCCGACAACCCCGACGAGGTCGTCCTGCGTGAACGCCGCGACCGCACGCTCATCATCACCATCAACCGGCCGGAGGCGCGCAACGCCTTCAACACCGCCGTCGCGCAGGGGCTCGCCGACGCGATGGACGAACTCGACGACACCCCGGAGCTGTCGGTCGGCATCGTCACCGGCGCGGGCGGCAACTTCTGTGCGGGCATGGACCTCAAGGCCTTCATGGCCGGCGAGGTGCCGACCATCCCGGGTCGCGGCATCGGCTTCACCGAGCGCCCGCCGCGCAAGCCGCTGATCGCCGCGGTCGAGGGCTACGCACTGGCCGGCGGCACCGAGATCGTGCTGGCCACCGACCTCGTGGTGGCAGCCAGGGACGCGAAGTTCGGCATCCCCGAGGTCAAGCGCGGACTGGTCGCCGCGGGCGGTGGCCTGCTCCGACTGCAGCACCGCATCCCCTACCAGAAGGCGCTCGAACTGGCGTTGACCGGCGACAGCTTCACCGCCGAGGAGGCCTCGCAGTGGGGCTTCGTCAACGTGCTCACCGACGCCGGCGGGGCGCTCGAGGGCGCTCTGGAACTGGCCGGCCGCATCACCGCCAACGGCCCGCTCGCGGTCGCCGTCACCAAGCAGGTCATGGCCTCGGCCGCCGGCTGGAGTGAGGACGAGATGTGGCGCAAGCAAGGCGAACTGGTGATGCCGGTGTTCTCGTCGAAGGATGCGATGGAGGGCGCGACGGCATTCGCCGAGAAGCGCAAGCCCAACTGGACGGGCTCCTGA
- a CDS encoding acyl-CoA dehydrogenase family protein: MDRYELRRQDYALSVDQGELQRAYRDFLSAHCPLETVRAAEATGFDADLWRRWCATGAASMALPESVGGDGATLVDLVLVAEELGRRLAPLPWIDHVCGARLLARLGVLDDAAVVSGESIVGLDAVETPGAGPRLVPSGAVAAQVLVRDGDDVVRLTHRKPPAGVANIGCLPMAWIDPAAADTCTVLASGPDAAAAHRLAMDEWRLLTAAALAGLVEETMTIAARFATTRYTLGVPIGSLQGISHPLADVAVAVEGGRALARRAAWYLDHEPAARPELAPAAFVFLADVAPRAATTAVQVQGGLGVSAEAAATAYLVRARGWSLAGGDPAATAVRIGRLVAERESA, encoded by the coding sequence ATGGACCGCTACGAACTCCGCAGGCAGGACTACGCGCTGTCGGTCGACCAGGGGGAACTGCAGCGCGCCTACCGCGACTTCCTGAGCGCGCACTGCCCGCTGGAGACCGTGCGTGCGGCGGAGGCAACCGGTTTCGACGCGGACCTGTGGCGCCGGTGGTGCGCCACCGGCGCCGCGTCGATGGCGCTCCCCGAGTCGGTCGGCGGCGACGGCGCCACACTCGTCGACCTCGTCCTGGTCGCCGAGGAACTGGGCAGGCGCCTGGCGCCACTGCCGTGGATCGACCACGTCTGCGGTGCCCGCCTCCTCGCGCGCCTCGGCGTCCTCGACGACGCCGCGGTCGTGTCGGGGGAGTCGATCGTCGGTCTCGACGCCGTCGAGACGCCCGGCGCCGGACCGCGGCTGGTGCCCTCCGGGGCCGTCGCCGCCCAGGTGCTGGTGCGCGACGGCGACGACGTCGTCCGGCTGACCCACCGCAAGCCGCCCGCGGGGGTCGCCAACATCGGCTGCCTGCCGATGGCGTGGATCGACCCCGCGGCCGCCGACACTTGCACGGTGCTGGCGAGCGGCCCCGACGCCGCGGCCGCCCATCGGCTCGCCATGGACGAATGGCGGCTGCTCACCGCTGCCGCGCTGGCGGGACTGGTGGAGGAGACGATGACCATCGCGGCCCGGTTCGCCACCACGCGGTACACGCTCGGCGTGCCGATCGGGTCGCTGCAGGGCATCTCGCATCCGTTGGCCGACGTGGCGGTCGCCGTCGAGGGCGGACGCGCGCTGGCCCGGCGTGCCGCCTGGTACCTCGATCACGAACCCGCCGCACGTCCGGAGCTGGCGCCCGCGGCGTTCGTCTTCCTGGCCGACGTGGCGCCACGTGCCGCGACGACGGCCGTGCAGGTGCAGGGCGGTCTCGGGGTGTCGGCGGAGGCGGCCGCGACGGCGTACCTGGTCCGTGCCCGGGGCTGGTCGCTCGCCGGTGGTGACCCCGCCGCCACCGCCGTCCGCATCGGCCGTCTGGTCGCCGAACGGGAGAGCGCCTGA